The genomic stretch GGCCATTTTGATCAGGTGGGGGAGCCGTGGGCGAACGGGTTTGCCGAGGATGCTCGGTATCTTCAGACGAATTCGTCTGTAGACGAGCATGATAACATCGAGCTGCTagaggagaaggctgctcAGGCGAAGAGGGAAGCGCAAGCCAAAAGGAAACAGATCCCCCCGTTTGTTCAGAAGCTGAGCAGGTAAGCGGGCCCTTTCATCACTTTGTTCACGTTGCAAATTGCTAATCTTTCGATAGCTTTCTCGATGAGTCAAGGAACACCGACCTGATCCGCTGGTCTGACAAGGGCGATTCATTTATCGTCTTGGACGAAGATGAGTTTGCCAAAACGCTCATCCCCGAACTCTTCAAGCATAACAATTATGCTTCGTTTGTGCGACAGCTCAACATGTATGGGTTCCATAAGCGGGTCGGGCTGTCCGACAACTCGATGAAAGCGAGCGAGCGGAAAAACAAGAGTCCCAGCGAGTACTCAAACCCGTATTTCCGACGCGGGCATCCGAACCTGCTTTGGCTGATCAACAAGCCAAAGGGTGGCAGCAGTAaaaagaagatcaagaaggaggacggaGAGGcggagagcgaggaggacaATAATACCGAAGAAGCCTACGGTGTTCCAAACCATGGAGCGTCACAGGGCGGCAGGGCCTCCGTTTCTCACGAAGTCGGTCCGCTCCAGAAAAAGGATCTGATACAAGTAAAAAATCAGATAGACAGgatccagcagcagcaactcgCGATTTCGGGCATGCTCAACAAGATACGACAAGATCACAATTCGCTCTATCAGCAGGCGGTCATGTTTCAAACCATGCACGAGCGGCACGAGAACTCCATCAATGCCATTCTCAACTTCTTGGCCAATGTCTTTCGAAAGTCGTTGGAGGAGCAGGGTGGGGTTCAGAGCGTCCAAGATCTTTTGGCCAGCATCATTCCCAATGCTCAAGGTCACGGCTCCACAAACATGGCCACGGGAGGCGTGGTGGACTTGGGCGGCTTCGTCAACCAACGGGCTCCCAACGTTGCTGGGTCGGCGACGCCAAAACGTGCGCAGCGTCTCTTGCCTCCTGTCCCACATCACCAAGCAAACAAGACCGTGGTGACATCCCTGTCTCcgtccccaacaccctcgccggCGCCCCAGACTTCGTACAACACTCGCATGTCTGGGACTGTCACCGAGGTGTTTGATACCTCGCCGGCTGACACCACCTCGACCTCTGCCTATATGCAGAAGGAGCTCCAGAACAACCCACATGAGGGCATGATGAAGATCATCCAGGACACCAACGCCGTCAACGTCAACAGCACTGGCATCGACCTCCCCAAcgtcgccgccaccaccccggTCACAGGCATGAGCAACGAGAACCGCAACAAGATGCTGAGCATCATGAACAATGGCTCTGCTGCGACAACCCCGGCCGCGTCCATGAACGGCGGCGGTATCCCATCTGTCTCTAGTCCCGGCGGTGTTTCCTTGCCCGCTGCCAGCCCACAAACCACAGCCGGTTTATCGCTTTCTCCCATCCTCGCCTCGATGCCTATCCCCCCGCCGCTGCAACCACTCCAGGCGACGCAGCAAGAAATTGACGCGCTTCAGCGCCTTCAAGCTCAGCAGGCTTCTCAGCTTGAGAACCTGACCCAGTTCCTTGGTCCGCTCAGCCCTTCTGGCCGGATTCCCGGTATGGACGAGAACGGCAACGTCAACACTAGTTATTTCGACTCTGTCGATTTTGACCAGTTTGTCGATAACAATGCCTTTGCTAACCAGACCGGCTTTGGGGACAATGAGTTCAATGGGTTCAACGCGGGTGGTCATCCGGATGAGTTTAACTTTTCGCTGGATGCTCCTGGTAGTGGGGCAGAGtttgggggcggtggtgttaCGGGTGCGGATAATGGGATgttgggtgggggtgggggtgctGGGCTGGGGATCAATGGGCAGGATGGCTTGTTTGATACGGGGAGGGTGTTTGAGACTACTTCGGCTACTAATAGCCCTAGTCCAGCCGGGACGGAGGAGATTACGAGGAGTGAgattgggggggttgggaacgGGGTGGTGACGGATAGTCCGGAGAGGGatccgaagaggaggaggagggggtagaATCACTCTTACATTTCGTCGGAGGAtcatgaggaggaagggatggggggtgggtttaGAGGGGATGTATTTGGGGGACTTTATTTTTGAGGCCATACGATAAGTGGTGTAggctggtgagggagttggacTTGAGGGTGTCGACTTTGCTAACTTACCTGGTGTTGTTA from Podospora pseudopauciseta strain CBS 411.78 chromosome 3, whole genome shotgun sequence encodes the following:
- the CTA8 gene encoding Heat shock transcription factor (EggNog:ENOG503NYVV; COG:K) — protein: MSSPNNPRKRPAPGASSMIPIPPVQQTFSPVQTDRLFGWNGTMDGNGFVDSPTTNVNQFMMPTSGAFAQPIAAPSNALARRGNSRALVHSGNRGHFDQVGEPWANGFAEDARYLQTNSSVDEHDNIELLEEKAAQAKREAQAKRKQIPPFVQKLSSFLDESRNTDLIRWSDKGDSFIVLDEDEFAKTLIPELFKHNNYASFVRQLNMYGFHKRVGLSDNSMKASERKNKSPSEYSNPYFRRGHPNLLWLINKPKGGSSKKKIKKEDGEAESEEDNNTEEAYGVPNHGASQGGRASVSHEVGPLQKKDLIQVKNQIDRIQQQQLAISGMLNKIRQDHNSLYQQAVMFQTMHERHENSINAILNFLANVFRKSLEEQGGVQSVQDLLASIIPNAQGHGSTNMATGGVVDLGGFVNQRAPNVAGSATPKRAQRLLPPVPHHQANKTVVTSLSPSPTPSPAPQTSYNTRMSGTVTEVFDTSPADTTSTSAYMQKELQNNPHEGMMKIIQDTNAVNVNSTGIDLPNVAATTPVTGMSNENRNKMLSIMNNGSAATTPAASMNGGGIPSVSSPGGVSLPAASPQTTAGLSLSPILASMPIPPPLQPLQATQQEIDALQRLQAQQASQLENLTQFLGPLSPSGRIPGMDENGNVNTSYFDSVDFDQFVDNNAFANQTGFGDNEFNGFNAGGHPDEFNFSLDAPGSGAEFGGGGVTGADNGMLGGGGGAGLGINGQDGLFDTGRVFETTSATNSPSPAGTEEITRSEIGGVGNGVVTDSPERDPKRRRRG